One region of Thermodesulfobacteriota bacterium genomic DNA includes:
- the tsaB gene encoding tRNA (adenosine(37)-N6)-threonylcarbamoyltransferase complex dimerization subunit type 1 TsaB, whose product MVFGHRQLVAVRRPLILALETAGVYGSVAVVDADRCLAEETWASGRTHSQGLLAAVDRLLRELDLGAADLAAVAVSQGPGSFTGLRIGLATAKGLAMAAGIPVLGVPTLDALAWQTTPTSLLVCPLLDARKGEVFTARYRWQPDSAQLRRVSDYQALPPEALAASLAEPVLLLGDGLVAYRQLLATALGDLATMVPLATVFPRASVVGWLGQRQLAAGETLDPAAGPLYVRPSEAEVNLGRSPAPGR is encoded by the coding sequence ATGGTTTTCGGCCATCGGCAGCTGGTGGCGGTGCGGCGCCCCCTGATCCTGGCCCTGGAGACGGCCGGGGTGTACGGCTCCGTGGCGGTGGTCGATGCCGACCGCTGCCTGGCCGAGGAGACCTGGGCCTCCGGCCGCACCCACTCCCAGGGCCTCCTGGCCGCGGTCGACCGGCTGCTCCGGGAGCTGGACCTCGGCGCCGCCGATCTGGCGGCCGTTGCCGTCAGCCAAGGACCGGGCTCCTTCACCGGCCTGCGCATCGGCCTGGCCACCGCCAAAGGCCTGGCCATGGCCGCCGGCATCCCGGTCCTGGGGGTGCCCACCCTGGACGCCCTGGCCTGGCAGACCACCCCCACCTCCCTTCTCGTCTGTCCCCTCCTGGATGCCCGCAAGGGCGAGGTCTTCACCGCCCGGTACCGGTGGCAGCCGGACTCCGCCCAGCTGCGCCGGGTCTCGGACTACCAGGCCTTGCCCCCGGAGGCCCTGGCTGCCAGCCTCGCCGAGCCGGTGCTGCTCCTGGGTGACGGCCTGGTCGCGTACCGGCAGCTCCTGGCCACGGCCCTGGGCGATTTGGCGACCATGGTGCCCCTGGCCACGGTCTTCCCCCGGGCCTCCGTGGTCGGCTGGCTGGGCCAGCGGCAGCTCGCGGCCGGCGAGACCCTGGACCCGGCCGCCGGTCCGCTCTACGTCCGCCCCTCCGAGGCCGAGGTCAATCTCGGCCGGTCGCCAGCGCCGGGCAGGTGA
- the rseP gene encoding RIP metalloprotease RseP, whose product MHTAVSFVIVLGLLIFVHELGHFLFAKLFRVKVFKFSLGFGPRVVGKTIGDTEYLLSAFPLGGYVKMAGENPDDEVGPEDTAVSFSAKPIWMRFIIVAAGPFSNLLFAVLVYFLIFSLVGLPILSTRIGEVQEGSAAEAAGLLKDDLILAIDGEPTDRWEEVSDRIRESGGRPVVLTVERGGETLTVTGQPILKKTSNLFGEEVEVPLLGISASADVRIEQLDLGRAVTESLTRTVEIIQLTVLGIVKIIQHVVPASSLGGPILIAQMAGQHLEAGWVNLFYFIGLLSVNLGILNLLPIPILDGGHLVFFTMEAVMRKPLSMRTREILQQVGMVILVSLMFFVFYNDLARLFGRG is encoded by the coding sequence ATGCATACCGCAGTCTCCTTTGTCATCGTCCTGGGCCTGCTCATCTTCGTCCACGAGCTTGGCCACTTCCTTTTTGCCAAGCTCTTCCGGGTCAAGGTCTTCAAGTTCTCGTTGGGCTTCGGACCCCGGGTGGTGGGCAAGACGATCGGCGATACCGAGTATCTCCTGTCCGCCTTCCCCCTGGGCGGCTATGTGAAGATGGCCGGGGAGAACCCGGACGACGAGGTGGGGCCGGAGGACACCGCGGTCTCTTTTTCTGCCAAGCCCATCTGGATGCGCTTCATCATCGTCGCCGCTGGCCCGTTTTCCAACCTGCTCTTTGCCGTGCTGGTCTATTTCCTCATCTTCTCCCTGGTGGGCCTGCCCATCCTCTCCACCCGGATCGGCGAGGTGCAGGAGGGGTCGGCGGCCGAGGCTGCCGGCCTGCTCAAGGATGACCTGATTCTGGCCATCGACGGCGAGCCCACGGACCGCTGGGAGGAGGTGTCGGATCGGATCAGGGAGAGTGGCGGCCGGCCGGTGGTCCTGACCGTGGAGCGGGGCGGCGAGACGCTGACCGTCACCGGCCAGCCCATCCTCAAGAAGACCAGCAACCTCTTCGGCGAGGAGGTGGAGGTGCCCCTCCTGGGTATCAGCGCCTCGGCGGACGTGCGCATCGAGCAGCTGGACCTGGGCCGGGCGGTGACCGAAAGCCTGACCAGGACCGTGGAGATCATCCAGCTCACCGTGCTGGGTATCGTCAAGATCATCCAGCACGTGGTGCCAGCCTCCTCCCTGGGCGGCCCCATCCTCATCGCCCAGATGGCTGGCCAGCATCTGGAGGCCGGCTGGGTCAACCTGTTCTATTTCATCGGCCTGTTGTCCGTGAACCTGGGCATCCTGAACCTGCTGCCGATCCCGATCCTGGACGGCGGCCACCTGGTCTTCTTCACCATGGAGGCCGTCATGCGCAAGCCCCTGTCCATGCGCACCCGGGAGATCCTGCAACAGGTGGGCATGGTGATCCTGGTCTCCCTCATGTTCTTCGTCTTCTACAACGATCTGGCCCGCCTCTTCGGCCGCGGCTGA
- a CDS encoding 1-deoxy-D-xylulose-5-phosphate reductoisomerase, with translation MTKNIVVLGSTGSIGTGTLDLVRRFPGRFRVCGLAAGRNIRLLREQIEAFAPALVAVAEPEPAAELAASLPAGWGERIVAGRDGLEQVAALPEAEAVVSAIVGAAGLVPTLAAIRAGKDVALANKETLVMAGELVMAEVRQRGVRLAPVDSEHCAIAQALSAGRREDLGKIILTASGGPFRDWPEARLWEVTPEQALAHPNWSMGAKITIDSATLMNKGLEVIEARWLFDVPVTDIEVVVHPQSIVHSLVEFVDGSVVAQMGIPDMRIPIAYALSCPERLRNGLPRLDLTAGNGLTFQAPDYRRFPALKLAYQVGRRGGTWPALLNAANEVAVAAFLAGRIRFPEIPLVVAETLTRLPGSPAVDLAAILDADCAGRLEAEAVVEAYHLAWHQKRGQPLPCPVLPAWLAGEA, from the coding sequence ATGACCAAGAACATCGTCGTCCTCGGCTCCACCGGCTCCATCGGCACCGGCACCCTGGATCTGGTGCGGCGCTTCCCAGGCCGTTTCCGGGTCTGCGGCCTGGCGGCCGGCCGCAACATCCGCCTGCTGCGGGAGCAGATCGAGGCCTTTGCCCCGGCCCTGGTGGCGGTGGCCGAGCCCGAGCCCGCAGCCGAGCTGGCGGCCAGTCTGCCCGCCGGCTGGGGCGAGCGGATCGTGGCCGGCCGCGACGGCCTGGAGCAGGTGGCGGCCCTGCCGGAGGCCGAGGCGGTGGTGTCGGCCATTGTCGGCGCTGCCGGCCTGGTGCCGACCCTGGCCGCCATCCGGGCCGGCAAGGATGTGGCCCTGGCCAACAAGGAGACCCTGGTCATGGCCGGGGAGCTGGTGATGGCCGAGGTGCGGCAGCGCGGGGTGCGGCTGGCGCCAGTGGACAGCGAGCACTGCGCCATCGCCCAGGCCCTGTCTGCCGGCCGGCGGGAGGACCTGGGCAAGATCATCCTCACTGCCTCCGGTGGCCCGTTCCGGGATTGGCCGGAGGCCAGACTCTGGGAGGTCACCCCGGAGCAGGCCCTGGCCCACCCCAACTGGTCCATGGGCGCCAAGATCACCATCGACTCGGCGACCCTCATGAACAAGGGCCTGGAGGTGATCGAGGCCCGCTGGCTCTTCGACGTGCCGGTGACCGATATCGAGGTGGTGGTCCATCCCCAGAGCATCGTCCACTCCCTGGTGGAGTTTGTGGACGGCTCGGTGGTGGCCCAGATGGGGATCCCGGACATGCGGATCCCCATCGCCTACGCCCTGTCCTGTCCGGAGCGGCTGCGGAACGGGCTCCCCCGCCTGGACCTCACCGCCGGCAACGGGCTCACCTTCCAGGCGCCGGACTACCGGCGCTTTCCGGCCCTGAAGCTGGCCTACCAGGTGGGCCGGCGGGGTGGCACCTGGCCGGCCCTGCTCAACGCGGCCAACGAGGTGGCGGTGGCCGCCTTTCTGGCCGGCCGCATCCGCTTCCCGGAGATCCCGCTGGTGGTGGCCGAGACCCTGACCCGGCTGCCGGGCAGCCCGGCGGTAGATCTGGCCGCCATTCTCGATGCCGACTGCGCCGGCCGGCTGGAGGCTGAAGCGGTGGTGGAGGCCTACCATCTCGCCTGGCACCAGAAGCGGGGCCAGCCGCTACCCTGCCCGGTGCTGCCGGCATGGCTGGCTGGCGAGGCCTAG